A stretch of Salvelinus alpinus chromosome 4, SLU_Salpinus.1, whole genome shotgun sequence DNA encodes these proteins:
- the LOC139574234 gene encoding four and a half LIM domains protein 1-like isoform X1, with protein sequence MAYRLSGPRSYSTSTMTERFDCYYCRDNLHGKKYVMKDEKHVCTKCFDKLCANTCAECRRPIGADAKELNHKNRHWHEDCFRCAKCYKPLANEPFGARDDGKIMCGTCGSREDGNRCQACYKVVMPGTQNVEYKNKVWHEECFTCFECKQPIRSQSFLNKGDDIFCGPCHEKKFAKKCFHCKQPITTGGISYQDQPWHSECFVCRTCRKGLAGTRFTSHEEHVYCVDCYKTSVAKQCNGCKNPITGFGHGTNVVNYEGHSWHENCFNCKKCSLSLANKRFVINGEDIYCPDCAKKL encoded by the exons GGCCGAGGAGCTACTCTACTTCCACCATGACTGAACGCTTTGACTGTTACTATTGCCGTGACAACCTGCATGGGAAGAAGTATGTGATGAAGGATGAGAAGCACGTGTGTACAAAGTGCTTCGACAAACTCTGTGCCAACACATGCGCCGAATGCCGTCGCCCCATTGGGGCTGATGCCAAG gAGCTGAACCATAAGAACCGTCACTGGCACGAGGACTGCTTCCGCTGTGCCAAGTGCTACAAGCCCCTGGCTAACGAGCCCTTCGGCGCCAGGGACGACGGAAAGATCATGTGTGGCACGTGTGGCTCCCGCGAGGATGGCAACCGGTGCCAGGCCTGCTACAAGGTGGTCATGCCAG GCACGCAGAATGTGGAGTATAAGAACAAGGTGTGGCATGAGGAGTGCTTCACCTGCTTCGAGTGCAAGCAACCAATCCGCTCGCAGAGCTTCCTGAACAAGGGCGACGACATATTCTGCGGCCCGTGCCACGAGAAGAAATTTGCCAAGAAATGCTTCCACTGCAAGCAG CCCATCACCACAGGTGGTATAAGCTACCAGGACCAGCCCTGGCACTCCGAGTGCTTTGTGTGTCGTACATGCCGTAAGGGCCTGGCCGGAACCCGCTTTACCTCCCACGAGGAGCATGTCTACTGTGTGGACTGCTACAAGACCTCCGTGGCCAAGCAGTGCAACGGCTGCAAGAATCCCATCACAG GGTTTGGCCATGGGACCAACGTGGTGAACTACGAGGGTCACTCCTGGCACGAGAACTGCTTCAATTGCAAGAAATGCTCCCTCTCCCTGGCCAACAAGCGCTTTGTCATCAACGGAGAGGACATCTACTGCCCTGACTGTGCTAAGAAGCTGTGA
- the LOC139574234 gene encoding four and a half LIM domains protein 1-like isoform X2, whose amino-acid sequence MTERFDCYYCRDNLHGKKYVMKDEKHVCTKCFDKLCANTCAECRRPIGADAKELNHKNRHWHEDCFRCAKCYKPLANEPFGARDDGKIMCGTCGSREDGNRCQACYKVVMPGTQNVEYKNKVWHEECFTCFECKQPIRSQSFLNKGDDIFCGPCHEKKFAKKCFHCKQPITTGGISYQDQPWHSECFVCRTCRKGLAGTRFTSHEEHVYCVDCYKTSVAKQCNGCKNPITGFGHGTNVVNYEGHSWHENCFNCKKCSLSLANKRFVINGEDIYCPDCAKKL is encoded by the exons ATGACTGAACGCTTTGACTGTTACTATTGCCGTGACAACCTGCATGGGAAGAAGTATGTGATGAAGGATGAGAAGCACGTGTGTACAAAGTGCTTCGACAAACTCTGTGCCAACACATGCGCCGAATGCCGTCGCCCCATTGGGGCTGATGCCAAG gAGCTGAACCATAAGAACCGTCACTGGCACGAGGACTGCTTCCGCTGTGCCAAGTGCTACAAGCCCCTGGCTAACGAGCCCTTCGGCGCCAGGGACGACGGAAAGATCATGTGTGGCACGTGTGGCTCCCGCGAGGATGGCAACCGGTGCCAGGCCTGCTACAAGGTGGTCATGCCAG GCACGCAGAATGTGGAGTATAAGAACAAGGTGTGGCATGAGGAGTGCTTCACCTGCTTCGAGTGCAAGCAACCAATCCGCTCGCAGAGCTTCCTGAACAAGGGCGACGACATATTCTGCGGCCCGTGCCACGAGAAGAAATTTGCCAAGAAATGCTTCCACTGCAAGCAG CCCATCACCACAGGTGGTATAAGCTACCAGGACCAGCCCTGGCACTCCGAGTGCTTTGTGTGTCGTACATGCCGTAAGGGCCTGGCCGGAACCCGCTTTACCTCCCACGAGGAGCATGTCTACTGTGTGGACTGCTACAAGACCTCCGTGGCCAAGCAGTGCAACGGCTGCAAGAATCCCATCACAG GGTTTGGCCATGGGACCAACGTGGTGAACTACGAGGGTCACTCCTGGCACGAGAACTGCTTCAATTGCAAGAAATGCTCCCTCTCCCTGGCCAACAAGCGCTTTGTCATCAACGGAGAGGACATCTACTGCCCTGACTGTGCTAAGAAGCTGTGA